Part of the Actinomyces howellii genome, CCGGACGTCAGGGAGAGGTGCCCGTGGGCGCCGTCGTCCTGGGCCCGCACGGCGAGCCGCTCGCCGAGGCCGCCAACGCCCGTCAGGCGGAGCACGACCCCACCGCCCACGCCGAGATCCGCGCCCTGCGCGCCGCGGGGGCGGCCTGGGGCGGCTCCCACCTCGAGGGGTGCACACTCGTCGTCACCCTCGAGCCGTGCACGATGTGCGCCGGGGCCATCGTGCTGGCCCGGGTGGCACGGGTGGTCTTCGCCGCCTGGGAGCCCAGGACAGGCGCCTGCGGGTCGGTGCGTGACGTCGTGCGCGACCCGCGAGCCAACCACGTCGTCGAGGTCGTGGCCGGGCTTCGCGCCGAGGAGTCTCGGGCGCTGCTCACCGAGTTCTTCGCCCCCCGGCGCTGAGGGCGGCCAGGCCTCACAGGCTCAGCCCGAACACGGGGACGGCCACGAGCAGGACCACGGCCGTGATGAGGACGACGCCGGCGAGGTTGAGCCAGATGCCGGTGCGCACCATGTCACCCATCTCGATGCAGCCCGAGCTGTAGGCCACCGCGTTGGGAGGCGTGGCCACCGGGAGCATGAAGGCGAAGGTGGCGGCCAGCGCCACGGGCAGCACGAGCAGCAGCATGTTCATCGGGTTGTTGCTGGTCAGGCCGATGCCCAGGGCGACGCCTCCCATGATCGGCAGGAAGGCGGCGGCCGTCGCCGTGTTCGAGGTGATCTCCGTGAGGAAGATGACCAGCGCCGTCACCGTCGCCACGATCGCCACGGTCGGCAGGGCGCCCAGGGACTTGGCCTGCTCGCCGATCCAGATCGACAGGCCGAGCTTGGTGAACATCTGGGACAGGGCGAGGCCGCCTCCGAAGAGCAGCAGGACGTCCCAGGGGAGCTCGTTGGCGGTTCGCCAGTCCAGCAGCCTGACCCCGCGTCCCGTGCCGGCGGGCAGGAGGAACAGCGCGACAGCGGCCGCCATGGCGATGAGGGAGTCGGAGATGGTGAGCGCCGAGCCGGTGTAGTCGAGGAGCAGCGGGACGAACACCCACGACGCCGCCGCGACGAGGAAGACCGCCGCCACGCTCATCTCCCCCCGGCTCATGGGCCCCAGCTCCCTCCACTGCCCGACGATGAGCTCCCGGCCCCCGGGGATCTCGTCGACCTCCGGTGCGAACAGGACGTAGACGATGAGCCACCAGGCCAGCGCCATGAAGACCGCCGCCAGGGGCAGGCCGACGAGCATCCACTGGCCGAAGCCGATCTTGATGCCGTGGGCCTCGTCGAGGTAGGCCACGAGGAGGGCGTTGGGCGGAGTGCCGATGATCGTCGCCACCGAGCCGATCGAGGCGGCGTAGGCGATTCCCAGCATGAGGCCGGTCGACAGCCTCCTGACCCTCTCGGCGCCGCCGATGAGGCCGGAGACGAGGTTGAGGACGGACAAGCCGATGGGGAGCATGACGACGGCGGTGGCGGTGTTGGACACCCACATCGACAGGAAGCCCGTGGCCACCATGAAGCCCAGGACGAGACGGCGGGGCCGGGTGCCCACGAGCAGGACGACCCCCAGGGCGATGCGTCGGTGCAGGTTCCACCTCTGCATCGCCAGTGCGAGCATGAAGCCCCCCATGAACAGGTAGATCGTGTCCGAGGCGTAGGGAGCGGCGACCTCCTTGAAGGCGGCGACCTGGAAGGCGGGGAAGATGACCATGGGCAGCAGGGCCGTGGCCGCCAGCGGGATCGCCTCGGTCATCCACCACACCCCCAGCAGGACGGCGGCCGCGGCCACGACCCTCAGCCCGAGGTCGGAGTAGCCCGCCTCGGCGGCCGCCGACGCCCCGGAGGCGGCGACGACCTCCTCGATCCCGTCGGCGGGGAAGGCGACGAAGACGAGGGCGGCCAGGGCGAGACCGGCGACGATGCCCACCGTGCGCCGCGTGCGGGTCCGCGCGTCCGGAGGGGGCTGGGAGGTCGCCGGGGCCACGGAGGTCGAGGTGTGCGTGATCGGTGTACTCATGGGGATCTCCTCGGGCAGGCTCATGACGTCGAGGGACGGTCCGGCAGCGCGCCGGGTGCAGCGTCCCAGGGGTGTCGGTCCGGGAAGGACCCGGACGGTACGGACCGGGTGCGCCTCGGGGCGCCGGCGGGTCCTGCTGCTCAGTCCGTGTCGCCGGCCCGGGGCCGGGCGACGGGTGCGGTGCCGTCGGGGCACCGGGACGGGGGCGGCGCGTCGGTGCGCCCGCCCCTGGAGGATCGCGCGGGTATCAGTCGGTTCGCTGGTCGCAGTCTCAGGATGCGCGTGCCCGTGACGAGCGTGTCGCCCGTCACGGGGATGCGGAATGATGGCCAGGTGGGTCGGTGGCTGTCAAGAGGAACGGCGGAGGCCGTGCCCCGCCGTCGGCTGCGGGGCGGCTCGTCGGGGCCGACGAAGGCGTCACCGTCCTGCGCTCGCGGGCGGGCCGGGTGTGCGCGACCTCGCAGACGGCGCGGTTGGGCCCCGAGGCTCGCGCCGTGTACCCTCGACCTCTGAGGTAGCGTGTCCGAGCGGCCGAAGGTGCAGATCTCGAAAGTCTGTGTGGTTCATAGCCACCCTGGGTTCGAATCCCAGCGCTACCGCCATCAAGGACCCCGCGACTCCGCCACGACGGTGGAGCCGCGGGGTCTGCGCGTGTGGCTGACCGGGTCGCCACCAGGTCGATGAGGTCGCACAGTGGCGCGTGAGGTCGCACAGTGGCGCGTGAGGTCGCACCTCGGACGTGCGACCTCACGACCCATGTGGCGACCCGACCGTGCCGACGGGCTCGGGAGCGGGCGGGGCGGGCGCGGTGCGCCTACTGCACGGCCAGCAGGACGCCACTGGCCTCCAAGGTCTGGCTGATGTCGTGGCTGTAGAAGGCGTGCGCCGTATTGGACTTCGACACCCCGACGGCGCCTCCGATGATGGCGCTGCCTGTCGAGGAGCGGTAGACCACGACGGTCTCGCCCTGCGGTCCGGTGGCGAAGTCCACGCTCTGGGACAGGTAGAAGTTCTTGCCTGCCAGGGAGCCGACGGCGATGGACAGGCCCATCTTGCCCTTGGACAGGGCCAGGCCCCCGGTCGGGGTCGGCTCGGCCTTCCACCCGTCCTGGGTGAAGATCTGGGAGATAAGGGAACGTGCCTGGTCGACGGGGAGGTTGACGATGAAGGTCTTTTCTGCCACGGCTGCAGAGCATAGGGTCCTGTCGCCGATGACGCACCCGGGAGCACGGCGCTGGCACGAGGCGTGCCAGGAGCCAGGCCGAACGGACCGTGCCCCCGCCGGAGCCGGTCCGTTGGCGTCAGGGGTGGCGTTTACGCCCGAGCCCGGTAGGCTGCGGTCAGAGTCTGTCCGTCGAGGGGTGCCCACGAGGTAGGTCACCAGGTAGGTAGGGGGAGCGCGTGTCCGTTCAGAACGCAGCCGGGACCTGGGACGAGGACCCTGACGGCGCCTCGATCCTTCTGGCCACCGGGCGTGCCCGCCACGACCTGCTCGTCGTCGCCGAGCCCGCTCTCCTGGCCGACCTCGACGACGACTGGGGCGCCCCCGCCTCCCGTGTGCGCCTGTCCTTCCTGCCCGGTGTCTCCGCTCCGGGCACTGTGGGCCAGGAGGACGCGCTGGCCTCCTACGAGTACCGCGGACGGGGAGTGCTCATCGCCCGCGGACGCACCGCTGCCTTCGAGGGCCGGCCCGCACGGCGCACGACGGCCCTGGCTCGCACGGTGGCCTCCCAGGTGCCCGCGGCGCTCCTCGTGACCCGAGCCACCAGCCTGGGGGGCCTCGCCCCGGGCGGGTTCCTGCCGATCGCCGACCACCTCAACCTCGGCGGCCAGCCGTTGTTCCCCTCCAGTCGCATGGTCGAGGCAGCCTGGGACGAGTCCTTGACGGCGACCCTGGCCGGGCTTGACGGGGTCGGGGAGCCCGGCGTCGTCGCCCTGACCCCCGGGCCCGTGCGTCCCACCCGGGCCGAGGCCGCTGTCATGGCGGGCATGGGGGCCCAGGCGGCTGTGTGCGACTCCGTGGCCGAGGCCATGGCCCTGGCCGCCCGCGGGGTGCGGGTCGCGGGGCTGGCCTACCTCGACGCGGAGGTCGCCGGCACAGGGGCGGCTGGGGCCGCGGCGACCCCGGCGCAGCTGCCTGCGCCACAGGTCGTGCGCGCCGCAGTCCTGACGGCGCTCGGCGCCCTGCGCTGAGCGGGTGCCGCTGGTCCCGGCTGACGGACCGCCTGCGCCTCGGGCCCGGCCCCCGCTAAGGTCGGCGCTGTGAAGCCCTTCCTCCTCCTGGCCACGCGCGACGACGACGGCGCCGCGGACGCCGAGTACCAGTCCTTCCTCGAGCGCACCGGTCTGGACGAGCGCGACCTCGTCCGCCACCGCCTGGAGGCCCATCCGATGCCCGAGCTCGACCTCGATGCCTGGTCCGGGATCCTCGTGGGCGGCTCGCCGTACAACACGACGACGCCCGAGGACCGCAAGTCCGCGGCCCAGAAGCGGGTGGAGGCGGAGGTCGACGTCCTGCTCACCCGCCTGGTCGAGGCCGACTTCCCCTTCCTGGGGGCCTGCTACGGGATCGGAACCCTGGCCTACCACGAGGGCGCCGTCATCGACTCGACCTTCGCCGAGCCGGTCAGCGCCCCGGAGATCACGCTGACCGAGGCCGGGCTGGCCGACCCGCTGTGCGCCGGGATGGCCTCGACCTTCCGCGCCTTCGTCGCTCACAAGGACGCGGTCCTCGTGCCCCCGCCCCGGGCGACGGTGCTGGCCACCTCCGCGAGCTGCCCCGTGCAGATGCTGCGCGTGCGCACCAGGCTCTACGCCACCCAGTTCCATCCCGAGCTCGATCCCGAGGCGATCTCCTACAGGCTGGGCCGCTACACCGGGCACGGCTACTTCAAGACCGAGGACCTGGCTGCCATCCAGGAGTGGTCCTACACCCAGGACGTGAGCGGCTCCTGGGCGGTGCTGCGCAACTTCGTCGAGCTCTTCGCCCGCGACTGAGCGCAGGCACCGCCGGAGGTCCCGGGCACGGTCCTGCACCACCAGAGGCGGCCCGCGTGGCTGCGCTCGTCGGGAGACGCCGGGAATGGGGGCGCGGCACACGGTGTTGCCCCTGGCGTGCCCGCTCACCCCTGACGAAAGGTGCGCACACATGTCCACGATCGTGATCATCGGTGGCCACGGCAAGGTCGCCCGCGTTCTTGCCCAGCTGCTCGTCGACGACGGACACGAGGTCGTCTCGCTCATCCGCGACCCCGACCAGGCCGCTGAGGTCGCCGCCACCGGCGCCCAGCCCCGTGTCCTGTCGGTCGAGGACGCCACCCAGGCCGATCTCGCCGACGCCATGAGGGGCGCCGACGCCGTCGTGTGGTCCGCCGGGGCCGGCGGGAAGGGAGGTCCCGCCCGCACCGAGGCGGTCGACCACCTCGCGGCGGTGCGTTCCATGGAGGCCGCCCGGCAGGCGGGGGTACGACGCTACGTCATGGTCTCGTGGATCGGCTCCCACGGTCCGCAGCCCGTCCCGGAGGACCACCCCCTGCGCACCTACGCCCTGGCCAAGCTCGAGGCCGACCGCTACCTGCAGTCCACGGACCTCGACTGGACGATCGTAGGCCCCGGGAGCCTCACCCTCGACGCCCCCAGCGGCCGGATCGAGGTCGGCAGGGTGGCCGACGCGGCGGAGACCTTCACCTCCCGCGGCAACGTCGCCTCCGTCATCGTCACCGCCCTGGGTGAGCCTGCGACCATCGGCCGGGTCATCCCCTTCCGCGACGGCTCCACCGAGATCGCCCAGGCGCTCGCCGACGTGCCCGCCGAGCTGGCCGACCTGTCCTGATCCAGCCCCTCCGCCCCCGGGGCCCGGCGCCTCACCGTGCCCCAGGGGCGGGGGCGCCGACGACGCGGCGCCGGCGGAGCTCAGTCGCGCGCGAAGTGGCTGGCGAAGTTGCGGATGATGCGCCCGGCCACGTGCTGCTCGATGCTGCGTGCCTCGGCGACGACGTCCTCGATCATGCCCGGCTCGCCGTAGCCGGCGTCGGCGTAGATCGACAGGCGCTGGGCGAAGCGCTCGGCGTCGAGCTCAGGGTTGAACTGGGTGCCGTAGACGTTGGTGCCCACCCGGATCATCTGGACCGGGCAGTCCGGTGAGCTGGCCAGCAGCGTCGCGTGCGGCGGCACCTCGACCGCGCCCTCGGTGTGGCCGACGAAGGAGGTGAAGGTCTGCGGCATGCCCGCGAGCACGGGGTCCTGGCGGCCCTCGGCGGTGAGGAACACGTCAGCGGCCCCCGGCTCCTCGCCGAACCGGGGAGAGGTCTGAGTGCCGAGGTACCCCGCCAGGACCTCAAGGCCGAAGCCGGTGGCCAGCAGGGGGATCCCCTCCTTGAGGGCCACGGCGAGCAGCTCGCGGACCTGCTCCTCGGCGCGCAGCCGGGTGCGGGTCTTGGCGGTCTCGGGGGTTGACGCGTCATAGGGGGCGCCTCCGATGAGGATCCCCGACACGTCCCCGGCGGCGAAGGAGTCGAGGAAGTCGACCTCCTCGAGGGGCACGTGGTGCAGGTCGTCGCGACGGAGCCCTCCCTGGGCGAGGAAGGACTCGTACTCGTTGTCCGCGGCCTCGGTCTCGGGGCGCGTTGACACCATGATGAAGGGCTTCACGCGCACACCCTACGGTGCTTGGGGGGTGCGGTGCCGTGATGTGCCGCGCATCGGACTCGCACAGGGCTCGTACGGGGCTCGTACGGGGCTCGTGCGGGGCTCGTACAGGCCTCTGGAGTCCGCGGGGTCACGCGGACAGGGCGATGAGGACGACGAGGAGCAGCCAGGCCGCGGTCACGGCGGAGCCGACGACGATGCCCAGCCAGGCCAGGGAGTGGCCGGTGGCATAGGAGCGGCGCAGGCGCCGCAGGGAGTAGGTCCCCAGGATGACAGCCACGATCCCGAGGCCGGGGATCGGGCTGAGCACGGTGCACACGAGGGCGGCCACCGCCGCCGCGTCGGCGTGCTGCGCAGGAGCCTGGTAGCCGGGGCCGGAGAAGATCTGCTGGGCGTCGAGTCCCTCGGTCCCCGGGAAGACGAAGCCCTGGGGGACGATCTGCGTGGGGTCGACGAGGCCGGGCTCCTGACTCATGAGGCCCATCATGCCCCGCGGCTCGACGGCCCGCCTCGTCCCCCGGGAGGACCCGGCCCCCGGCGCCGGCGGCGATGGCACTGTCGATGGCATAGACTGGCATCCCGTCGGGACTGAGCCGGGTCCTGTCCGGCGGTCGACTGCTCGGCGCCGTCCACCCCCGATCCTGCGACAGGAGACCACGGTGTCGTCATCCTCCTCAGCTCCCGCCCCTCGGGGTGTCCAGCGCGGCTGGCGCCTGCACGGCGACGGACGCTCGATCGCGCCAGGCGCGGTGGTCGCCGCCGGCGAGCGGCTGTCGTGGCCGCGGACCATCGGCATCGGCGCCCAGCACGTCGTCGCCATGTTCGGCGCCACCTTCCTCGTGCCGCTGCTCACCGGCTTCCCGCCGGCCACGACCCTGTTCTTCAGCGCCGTCGGCACGCTCCTGTTCTTCCTCATCACCGCCGGACGCCTGCCCTCCTACCTCGGGTCCTCCTTCGCGCTCATCGCGCCGATCCTCGCGGTCTCCTCCTCCCTGGGCGCCTCCTACGCCCAGGGCGGCGTCATCGCCACCGGGGCCGCCCTGGCCGTGGTCGGCCTCATCGTCCACCGTGCCGGCGTGCGCTGGATCGACGCGCTCATGCCGCCGGTCGTCACGGGTGCCATCGTGGCGCTCATCGGCCTCAACCTCGCCCCTGCCGCGTGGTCCAACGTCCAGGCCGGACCGGTCTCGGCCCTGGTCACGATCGGCTCGATCTGCCTGGTCACGGTCCTGTTCAAGGGCATCATCGGGCGCCTGTCCATCCTCGTGGGCGTCCTCATCGGCTACGTCGTGGCCGTGTGCCTGGGTGAGGTGAACTTCGAGCCGGTCTCCCAGGCCGCGTGGTTCGGTCTGCCCCACTTCCACGCCCCGGCCTTCGACTCCTCGACCCTGGGCCTGTTCATCCCGGTCGTCTTCGTCCTCGTCGCCGAGAACGTCGGACACGTCAAGTCGGTGGCGGCCATGACCGGGGACAACCTCGACGACGTCACCGGCAGGGCTCTGCTGGCCGACGGCCTGGCAACCGTTCTGGCCGGCAGCGGCGGGGGCTCGGGCACGACCACCTACGCGGAGAACATCGGGGTCATGGCGGCGACCCGCGTGTACTCCACCGCCGCCTACGTCGTGGCCGCGGGCTTCGCCTTCGCGCTGTCCCTCATGCCCAAGTTCGGGGCGATCATCGCCACGATCCCCCAGGGCGTGCTCGGAGGAGCCGGAACCGTTCTCTACGGCATGATCGGCATGCTCGGCGTGCGCATCTGGGTGCAGAACCGCGTGGACTTCTCCAACCCGGTCAACCTCAACACGGCGGCGGTGGCGCTCGTCGTCGCCATCGCCAACTTCACGTGGGCACCGGCCGGCATGACCTTCGAGGGCATCGCCCTGGGGACGGCGGCGGCCCTCGTCGTCTACCACGCCATGCGGGTCGTCTCGAACCTGCGGGGCACCAACCTCGAGCAGGCCTCGCCCGCCTCGGCCCCGGCGGGCACCGAGCTGGAGGGACCGGCCTACGCCCGGCGCCACTCCCGGCGGGCCGCCTCCGGCGATCAGCCCGGACCCGACGAGGTCTGAGCCCGGTCGGCTCCGGTCGTCGGTGCCGGCCGTCAGGAGAGCCGCCGTCGGGCGCGGCCGCGGCCCCGCCCAGCATGTCCGGCGACCGCAGGACCCTCGGGTCAGCCCTGTGACGAGGCGGACGGGCTCGCGCAGCCCGAGGGAGCGCTGATCGCCTCCCCGGCACGCAGCATGCTGATCTCGCCGGCAGACAGGATGCTCTCGGAGTACTCCTCGCCGAGGACGACACTGACCGTCGCGTCGGCAGGGTCCTGGTTCTCGTCGATCTGGACGACGACGGTCCCGGTGAAGATCCGGGCCAGCGAGTAGGCGTTGACGAGGCCGGACTCCGAGGTGGTCAGCTGGACCTCACCGGTGTAGGCGCCCTTGGGCCAGTCCGAGGTGTTGGACACGACGATCCCCGCGTCCGACAGCGCGTCGGCCACGACGCCGGCCAGGCCGGCGGTGTCGGTGCCGTTGTAGACGTTGACGGGGAAAGAGGTGACCTCGACGGTCACGGCGTTGGCGGGCGGGCAGGGCTGGACCACCGGGGTCGCGTCGTCCGAGGCCGAGGAGAAGCCCGGGTCGAGGGGGACCGGCAGCACGCCCGTCCAGACCATGAGGCTGAGCACCACGAGCAGCGCCATGGCCGCGAGGGTGCCGCCGATCACGGTCGTCTGACGGTTACGGAGACGACGGCGGTACTCGGCGCGGGGGTCTGGCGTGGTGCTCACGCGCCCCAGGGTAATGGACGACGTCCCGGCACGTGCGAGCGGCGGGAGGGCTTCACCGGACGCGCTGGTCGCTGCGCGCGGCGCGGTGCGCGCGCCCACGGGCTCGGTGGCTGCGGGAGACGGGCTGGGAGGGCAGGAGGCGGACCGAGGCCGCAGGGCCCGGGTCCCAGGTGTCGTGGAGCTCGAGCGCGAGACGATCGAGGCCGCTGGCCACCGACTGGGCGCCGACGGCGTCCTCCACGGGAAGGGCCACCTGTGCGATGAGCCCGTCGGGCCGCAGGACGCGACCCGGTGCGTCGAGGGGCAGGGAGCGTGACAGCTCGGGGGAGATGAGGGAGGTCGCAGGGTCGCTCAGGCGCAGCTCGAGCCGTGTGCCGACCAGGGGCTGCAGGGCCGGTGGCAGGTCCTCTGGACGCGAGACGGTCATGACGACGTGGACTCCCAGCCGTCGCCCCCGGTGCACGAGCTCGTCGAGGGAGTCGACCAGCTCGGGGAAGTCGGCGCGCAGCACGCCGGCCCCGTCGACCAGGACGACGACGTCGGCGCTGGCCAGGCCCGGCAGCCGCCCGGCCGCGTGCTGCTCACGGAGCATCTCCAGGGAGTCGATGCGGTGGGCAGACAGGATGCGCTCGCGGTGGTCGAGCATCGAGGCGAGCTCGTCGAGGACCCGGCGCATCCGGGCGCGGTCCCCGCGGGTGGCGACCTCAGCGACGTTGGGCAGGGGCTTGAGGTGCGCCATGGACCCGCCGATGGCGTCGAGCCCGTAGAAGGTGAGTCGCTCGGGCCGGACGGTCAGTGCCGCCGAGACGGCCAGGGTCCACAGGAAGGTCGTGCGGCCGGACTGGGGCGCGCCGACGAGGCACACGTGGCCGCCCCTGGCGCCCAGGTCGATCACCCAGGGGACCTGGCGCTGGTAGGAGGGGTCGTCGAGCAGGCCGACGGGGACGGTCAGCCCGACGGTCGAGCGGACCCGCCCCGGGGCCGTGACGCCGTGGGGACCGCGGTCGAGCGGGGCGCCGTAGACAGCCGGCAGCGGGAGCGCCCGGGGCAGCGGGGGCAGCCACACCTGCGGGCCGCGGCGGCTGTCGTCGCGCAGACGGGAGACCACCTGCTCCAGGACGCTCAGACCCGGCCTCCTCGAGGCCGGAGGAGGACCGACGCGGCGCTCGCTGGGGCTCAGGCCGTTGAAGACCGGCAGGCGCACGGGGACGGGCTCGTCGACCTCCTCCGGCTCGGGGGAGGGGGCTCGCTGCTCGACAGGGGCTGACACGTGCGCGGCGCGCAGGCGGGTGTAGACGCTCGTGTCGACCGACAGGTACCCGTAGCCGGGCGTGGCGGGCAGGTGGAACGCGTCGGGCCGCCCCAGGACGGCCACGGACTCGGCCTCCGAGAAGGTGCGCAGGACGATGCGGTAGGACAGGTAGGCGTCGAGGTCGCGCAGGCCGGCTCCGGGAAGGTGCTGACTGGTGAGCAGGAGGTGGACGCCGACCGCGCGGCCGATCCGGCCGATGGTGAGCAGCAGCTCGGCGAAGTCCGGATCGGTGTCGAGCAGCTCACCGAGGCCGTCGATGATGATGAGCTGGTGGGCCAGGGGCGGCATCTCAGGGTGGTCCGCGCGCCGCAGGCGGTAGTGGCTGATGTCTGGTGAGCCCGCCTGGCGCAGCTGCTCCTGGCGGCGCATGACCTCCCCGGCGATCGCCGTGCGGGCCCTGCGGGCCAGGCCGGGGTCGGCCACGAGGTGGTCGATGAGGCCCACGACATGAGGCAGCCCCGCGAAGGGCGCGAAGGTCGCTCCGCCCTTGACGTCGACGAGCACCATCGTGAGGTCCTCAGGGCGGTGCCCGGCGGCCAGCGCCGTCACGAGGGTGCGCATGAGCTCGGACTTGCCCGAGCCCGTCGCTCCCACGCACAGTCCGTGCGGCCCCACGCCCAGCTGGGCGGCCTCCTTGAGGTCGAGCAGGACCGGTCGGCCCGTGTCATCGGTACCGATGGGCACGCGCAGGAAGTCGCGCGCCGGACGCGGCGCCCAGGCACGCTCCGGGTCGAGGGCCCCGGGGTCCCCCAGACCGAGCAGGGTGGCGGTTGAGCGCCCCGGGTCCGCTGCCTGCGTCGTCCGGGGCACGCGCAGCGGCGCCAGGGCGCGGCTCACCCCCTCGGCCAGCGCGGGGCCCAGACGGTCGGCGAGGACGACCCGGGGGCGAGAACCGGGGCCCTCGGACGCCCGCGGGTCGCTGACCTCGACCGTGCCGTCCCGGCGCAGCGCCAGCCGCAGCCTGGTGCCCGCCGGCTCCAGGCTCGCGTCGGTCAGGAGGTGGATGACGGTGGCGCCGATGTCCTGGGCGCCGAGGGAGGAGTCAGGGATGGCCAGGTCACGAGACACCCGGTCGGTGTCGAGGACGACGAGCAGGCGGGTGGAGCGGCGCAGCTCGTGCTCGGTCCCGGTGCGTCTGCGCTCGGCCGCCGCCTTGGCGGCCGCGGCGATCTCCGGGCCCAGGACCTCCTCGAGGGCGCCCTGGTCGGCCGCGACCCGCCGGCTCGCCACCGGGCCGTCGAAGGACCCGTCGATCGTGAGGTGCGGCAACCGGGAGACGCAGTCCCAGTGGGGGGCGCAGGGCTCGTCGTGGGCCAGGGCGATGTGCAGGTCCTGGGGGCTGTGGTGGACGGCGGCCTGGACGAGGAGCGTGCGAGCCAGGTCCCGGGCGAGCTCTCGCGGTCCGACGATGCTGACCTGGCCGGCGCCGTCGAGGTCGATGAGTGCGGGCATGGCCTCCTGGACGGCGTGGGCGCGCACGACCGCCCGCGCCTGGGCCAGGAGCTGGGGGTCGGCCGCGGCCGTGTCGGCCTGCGGGGGCATGGCCGCCAGGGGCAGGTGCAGGTCGGCGGTTCCGGCCCTCAGGAGAAGGAAGTCAGGGTCCGTGCGGCGACGTGCCCAGCGTCGGGCCGGGTCGATCGCCCAGGCGGGCAGCGCCGAGGGGCCGGGGTGGGTCAGGTGGGCGCCTCGTCGGGTCTCCTGGGCGGTGCGCTCGAGCTCGGCGGTCGCGGCCATGAGCGAGCGCAGGTACCGGGTGCGCTGCTCACGGCGCTGACGCGCCTGGGTCCCGCGCCGTGACGTGACGGTGACGAGCAGGCCGACCGCGGTGCCGACCGCCACGAGGGCGGCGAGCACGACGAGGATGACGTTCGAGCGCGCCACGGCGGTGACGACGAGGGCCGAGCCGGCTCCGACAAGAGTGAGAGCCGGACCGACCGGCATGAGCTGGCCCGAGCCGGTGCCCGTGTGTGCGGGGGGCGAGGGGAGGATGACGGGGGAGGGTGCCTCGGTGGGACCTGAGCCGCGCTCCGGGCGGTCGATGACTCGGATCACGGTGCCTCACCTCGCCGCAGGGAGCTGCCGGTGGCCTCGACGGCCTGCGCGGCGATCTCGCAGATCGCGGCCGCCGTGCGCCGTCTCAAGGGCACCGGGCCCGGGGCCCCGGCCAGCGCCGGGTCGTGGGGCACGAGCGTCTCTGCCGGGCTCAGGCGAGGCAGGAGCGGACGTCCTGGCGAGGTCGCGACGACGGCGTGGAGGACCGCGGGTGCGCCCAGGGGCGGCATCGTGCGTGAGAGCCGGTCGACAAGGAGCCGGCTGCGCTCGAGCTGCCGGCGTCTGGCGGGGGAAACGAGCACGATGACGTGGTGGGCGCGGGCCAGCTCCGCGATCTCCTCGGTGGCCAGGACCCCGGTCTCGACCACCCAGGTGTCGGGCGAGGTGGACAGCTCCTCGTGGGCGCGTGCCCACGGCGCGGGCAGGGTGTCGCCCTCGGTGGGCAGGCGCAGGCAGGAGGTCAGCCCGTCGGGGCCGGTGGGCAGGCCGGTCCCCGGTGAGGCGGGCAGGTGCCCGTGGCTCCCCACCGCGGTGCCCTGCTCGGGACCGGCGGCGTCGGCGGCCCGGGGCTGGCCGGCGTCCCAGATGACCTCGAAGGGCAGGGCGGCGGAGGGGCCGCCGGGTCCCGGGGAGGCGGCGACAAGGGTCCCGGGCAGACGCCGTGCCCTGACAAGGGCACCGGTGAGCTGGACCGCCAGGGTCGTCGACCCGCAGCCGTGGACGGATGGGACCACGGCCAGGCGGCAGGTGCGGGGCAGCGCGCGGCAGATCGCCTCGTGGGAGCGGATGACGCGGCGTCGAGAGGACACGGCCCCGCCGAGGGCCAGGCCGAGCAGGTCGGCGTCGCGCACAAGGTCCCGCAGGCCCCCGGTCGGG contains:
- a CDS encoding uracil-xanthine permease family protein yields the protein MSSSSSAPAPRGVQRGWRLHGDGRSIAPGAVVAAGERLSWPRTIGIGAQHVVAMFGATFLVPLLTGFPPATTLFFSAVGTLLFFLITAGRLPSYLGSSFALIAPILAVSSSLGASYAQGGVIATGAALAVVGLIVHRAGVRWIDALMPPVVTGAIVALIGLNLAPAAWSNVQAGPVSALVTIGSICLVTVLFKGIIGRLSILVGVLIGYVVAVCLGEVNFEPVSQAAWFGLPHFHAPAFDSSTLGLFIPVVFVLVAENVGHVKSVAAMTGDNLDDVTGRALLADGLATVLAGSGGGSGTTTYAENIGVMAATRVYSTAAYVVAAGFAFALSLMPKFGAIIATIPQGVLGGAGTVLYGMIGMLGVRIWVQNRVDFSNPVNLNTAAVALVVAIANFTWAPAGMTFEGIALGTAAALVVYHAMRVVSNLRGTNLEQASPASAPAGTELEGPAYARRHSRRAASGDQPGPDEV
- a CDS encoding LytR C-terminal domain-containing protein, which translates into the protein MSTTPDPRAEYRRRLRNRQTTVIGGTLAAMALLVVLSLMVWTGVLPVPLDPGFSSASDDATPVVQPCPPANAVTVEVTSFPVNVYNGTDTAGLAGVVADALSDAGIVVSNTSDWPKGAYTGEVQLTTSESGLVNAYSLARIFTGTVVVQIDENQDPADATVSVVLGEEYSESILSAGEISMLRAGEAISAPSGCASPSASSQG
- the eccCa gene encoding type VII secretion protein EccCa, with protein sequence MIRVIDRPERGSGPTEAPSPVILPSPPAHTGTGSGQLMPVGPALTLVGAGSALVVTAVARSNVILVVLAALVAVGTAVGLLVTVTSRRGTQARQRREQRTRYLRSLMAATAELERTAQETRRGAHLTHPGPSALPAWAIDPARRWARRRTDPDFLLLRAGTADLHLPLAAMPPQADTAAADPQLLAQARAVVRAHAVQEAMPALIDLDGAGQVSIVGPRELARDLARTLLVQAAVHHSPQDLHIALAHDEPCAPHWDCVSRLPHLTIDGSFDGPVASRRVAADQGALEEVLGPEIAAAAKAAAERRRTGTEHELRRSTRLLVVLDTDRVSRDLAIPDSSLGAQDIGATVIHLLTDASLEPAGTRLRLALRRDGTVEVSDPRASEGPGSRPRVVLADRLGPALAEGVSRALAPLRVPRTTQAADPGRSTATLLGLGDPGALDPERAWAPRPARDFLRVPIGTDDTGRPVLLDLKEAAQLGVGPHGLCVGATGSGKSELMRTLVTALAAGHRPEDLTMVLVDVKGGATFAPFAGLPHVVGLIDHLVADPGLARRARTAIAGEVMRRQEQLRQAGSPDISHYRLRRADHPEMPPLAHQLIIIDGLGELLDTDPDFAELLLTIGRIGRAVGVHLLLTSQHLPGAGLRDLDAYLSYRIVLRTFSEAESVAVLGRPDAFHLPATPGYGYLSVDTSVYTRLRAAHVSAPVEQRAPSPEPEEVDEPVPVRLPVFNGLSPSERRVGPPPASRRPGLSVLEQVVSRLRDDSRRGPQVWLPPLPRALPLPAVYGAPLDRGPHGVTAPGRVRSTVGLTVPVGLLDDPSYQRQVPWVIDLGARGGHVCLVGAPQSGRTTFLWTLAVSAALTVRPERLTFYGLDAIGGSMAHLKPLPNVAEVATRGDRARMRRVLDELASMLDHRERILSAHRIDSLEMLREQHAAGRLPGLASADVVVLVDGAGVLRADFPELVDSLDELVHRGRRLGVHVVMTVSRPEDLPPALQPLVGTRLELRLSDPATSLISPELSRSLPLDAPGRVLRPDGLIAQVALPVEDAVGAQSVASGLDRLALELHDTWDPGPAASVRLLPSQPVSRSHRARGRAHRAARSDQRVR